In Aedes albopictus strain Foshan chromosome 3, AalbF5, whole genome shotgun sequence, the following are encoded in one genomic region:
- the LOC109405856 gene encoding uncharacterized protein LOC109405856 produces MSENNPGRGNNNGNGSGSTFKRPRLLSFQGPTSESIALNHPPMAAGPSSSSLEEINVRQPSVDMRPGMAPDLASWQEAQIAACIEDNTINMVLEQYLNFYETRHYGADVAQAAASIPDPNDDEAEMQHQQGQEVDLLEDRAIMAAISERGLQPMLQSNDNYDDDDGDGMGGAVGGAVVTRRMDLDHHQQQGMDLLETAVAVAIQEKGLTAGGGAQHGLMDEDDGS; encoded by the coding sequence ATGAGTGAAAACAATCCCGGACGAGGTAACAATAACGGCAACGGCAGTGGTTCCACTTTTAAGCGACCGCGACTGCTGTCCTTCCAAGGACCTACGTCCGAATCAATTGCCCTGAATCACCCTCCAATGGCCGCTGGGCCATCGTCAAGCTCGCTGGAGGAAATAAACGTCCGTCAACCGTCGGTGGATATGCGCCCGGGAATGGCACCGGACTTGGCCAGCTGGCAGGAGGCCCAGATAGCGGCCTGCATCGAGGACAACACCATCAACATGGTGCTGGAGCAGTATTTGAACTTTTATGAAACGCGCCACTATGGGGCTGATGTGGCGCAGGCTGCGGCCTCCATTCCCGATCCGAACGACGACGAGGCCGAGATGCAGCATCAACAGGGGCAGGAGGTGGATCTGCTCGAGGATCGTGCAATAATGGCCGCCATCAGCGAGCGGGGTCTTCAGCCAATGCTGCAGTCGAATGACaattacgacgacgacgatggcgatggGATGGGCGGCGCAGTGGGTGGTGCTGTGGTGACCCGTCGGATGGATTTGGACCACCACCAGCAGCAGGGAATGGATTTGCTGGAGACGGCCGTGGCGGTTGCGATTCAGGAAAAAGGCTTGACCGCTGGAGGAGGCGCCCAGCATGGTCTGATGGACGAGGACGATGGAAGCTAG